The following proteins come from a genomic window of Pararhodobacter sp.:
- a CDS encoding capsule biosynthesis protein, producing the protein MTTKPKARRFRLRLGDDSSAALRTTVAPQRAPTSGPAAARPTPERTLAASPEAERAARRAAAAQPVETTRAAATGSTALFDEEAGPATPPSATPDTAARQAARPTGAETSAHPKPAAQETPRTTRATPEDHAADVGGSPRAEAEIEAIRAEELTGRQLRMAMRVAQRNGIKATSGLEAVRMLRARGIDPFEASTLLDIVRDQSKASNSRALTTTDQPQLPKAYRQAPPPAKTEPEKPGESTRKAEISRIQVDIARRRRRRMALLGTRLLVFVGLPTLITAWYFYVIATPLYATNSEFVIQQADSQGAAAGGLAGMMGASPISGLTENGTVQSYLQSRDAMRRLDEEFGFKAYFQQSEIDPLLRLPEDATNEAAYRLYQDMVRVAYDPTEGFIQMEVLAADPATSEEFARALVRYAEEQVDQLTQRLRENQMTDASESVEMAEAQMNAAQMRVLELQERYQILSSEVEVTLLTQQITSLETMLNQERLSLDDIMANARPNRARLAQAERRINSLETQIAALRAALTQGGADGTSLARVQRELVMAESDVATRQMLLAQAMQTMEASRIEANRQVRYLSLGVSPIAPDEATYPRAFENTALAFLIFSGLYLMISMTAAILREQVTG; encoded by the coding sequence ATGACTACGAAACCCAAAGCTAGACGGTTCCGCCTGCGCCTCGGCGATGACAGCAGCGCCGCGCTGCGCACCACGGTCGCGCCGCAACGCGCGCCGACCTCTGGGCCTGCGGCGGCGCGGCCCACGCCCGAGCGCACGCTGGCGGCTTCGCCCGAGGCCGAGCGCGCCGCCCGGCGGGCGGCGGCCGCGCAACCGGTCGAGACCACACGCGCGGCGGCTACGGGGTCGACGGCGCTGTTCGATGAGGAAGCAGGCCCGGCAACGCCCCCCTCGGCAACCCCGGATACGGCGGCTCGCCAAGCCGCCCGCCCGACCGGTGCCGAAACATCCGCGCACCCCAAGCCCGCAGCACAGGAAACGCCCCGCACCACGCGCGCAACGCCAGAGGATCATGCCGCCGATGTTGGCGGCTCACCGCGCGCCGAGGCCGAGATCGAGGCGATCCGCGCCGAAGAATTGACCGGGCGGCAGCTGCGCATGGCGATGCGGGTCGCGCAGCGCAACGGGATCAAGGCCACCAGCGGCCTGGAGGCGGTGCGCATGTTGCGCGCACGCGGGATCGACCCGTTCGAGGCCTCGACGCTTCTGGACATCGTGCGCGATCAAAGCAAAGCCAGCAACAGCCGCGCGCTGACCACCACCGACCAGCCGCAATTGCCAAAAGCCTACCGCCAGGCCCCGCCACCCGCCAAGACCGAGCCCGAGAAACCCGGCGAGAGCACACGCAAGGCCGAAATCTCCAGAATTCAGGTGGATATCGCGCGGCGGCGGCGGCGGCGCATGGCGCTGCTGGGCACGCGGCTGCTGGTGTTCGTCGGCCTGCCGACGCTGATCACGGCCTGGTATTTCTATGTGATCGCGACGCCGCTTTATGCCACCAATTCCGAATTCGTGATCCAGCAAGCCGATAGTCAAGGTGCCGCCGCGGGCGGTCTGGCGGGCATGATGGGGGCCAGCCCGATCAGCGGGCTGACCGAAAACGGCACGGTGCAAAGCTATCTGCAATCGCGCGATGCGATGCGGCGGCTGGATGAAGAATTCGGCTTCAAAGCCTATTTCCAGCAAAGCGAGATCGACCCCCTGCTCCGTCTGCCCGAGGATGCCACCAATGAAGCCGCCTACCGGCTCTATCAAGACATGGTGCGCGTGGCCTATGACCCCACCGAGGGGTTCATTCAGATGGAAGTTCTGGCCGCCGACCCCGCAACCAGCGAGGAATTCGCCCGGGCACTGGTGCGCTATGCCGAAGAACAGGTGGACCAACTGACCCAGCGGCTGCGCGAAAACCAGATGACCGACGCCTCGGAAAGCGTCGAAATGGCCGAGGCACAGATGAACGCCGCGCAAATGCGGGTTCTGGAACTGCAAGAGCGGTATCAGATCCTGTCGAGCGAGGTGGAGGTCACGCTGCTGACGCAACAGATCACCTCGCTTGAGACGATGCTGAACCAGGAGCGGTTGAGCCTCGATGACATCATGGCCAATGCCCGCCCCAACCGGGCGCGACTGGCACAGGCAGAACGCCGGATCAACTCGCTGGAAACGCAGATTGCCGCGCTGCGGGCGGCCCTGACCCAAGGCGGCGCGGATGGCACCTCGCTGGCCCGGGTCCAGCGCGAACTGGTCATGGCCGAAAGCGATGTCGCAACGCGTCAGATGTTGCTGGCGCAAGCGATGCAAACCATGGAAGCCTCGCGCATCGAGGCCAATCGGCAGGTGCGCTATCTGTCGCTTGGCGTCAGCCCGATCGCCCCCGACGAGGCCACCTATCCGCGCGCCTTCGAGAATACGGCGCTGGCGTTCCTGATCTTTTCCGGGCTGTACCTGATGATCTCGATGACCGCCGCGATTCTGCGCGAACAAGTCACCGGCTGA